In Promicromonospora sp. Populi, one genomic interval encodes:
- a CDS encoding ferric reductase-like transmembrane domain-containing protein has translation MDEVLWAIGRASGVTALVLLTASVVLGILTRSGRPLPGLPRFAIVLVHRDVALAATAFVGLHVVTLLFDPLAQLSLTDLVVPFVGEFRPFWQGLGTVAFDLLLAVVITALLRHRLGLRTYRAVHWLVYAMWPVAVLHGIGNGTDAGTGWFLVVTAVSVAAVAGAVWWRLSRWFVESSRSRQEVG, from the coding sequence GTGGATGAGGTGCTCTGGGCGATCGGCCGGGCCAGCGGCGTCACGGCGCTGGTGCTGCTGACCGCGTCGGTGGTGCTCGGCATCCTGACCCGGTCCGGCCGGCCGCTGCCCGGGCTGCCCCGGTTCGCCATCGTGCTGGTCCACCGGGACGTCGCGCTGGCGGCTACCGCGTTCGTGGGCCTGCACGTGGTCACGCTGCTGTTCGACCCGCTCGCCCAGCTCTCCCTGACGGACCTGGTGGTGCCGTTCGTCGGCGAGTTCCGACCGTTCTGGCAGGGCCTCGGCACCGTCGCGTTCGACCTGCTGCTGGCCGTCGTCATCACGGCGCTGCTGCGGCACCGGCTGGGCCTGCGGACCTACCGGGCGGTGCACTGGCTGGTCTACGCCATGTGGCCGGTCGCGGTGCTGCACGGCATCGGCAACGGCACCGACGCGGGCACCGGCTGGTTCCTCGTCGTCACGGCCGTGAGCGTCGCCGCGGTCGCGGGCGCCGTCTGGTGGCGGTTGTCGCGCTGGTTCGTGGAGTCGTCCCGGTCCCGTCAGGAGGTTGGATGA
- a CDS encoding pyridoxal-phosphate dependent enzyme — MTTIPGTLDTTSTIVVGDLLPGTRVVLRDETRYPSGSHKEPAAHAVIAAALAAGHDRVVVGSCGNYGKAMAAAAAAADLTCTVVLPLDWNDGGEFIEAAGADVRFVPGGYEDAVDAARLFAQETGAADGNVDGPYQEAVLDGHGSVVDSLHGALAGAHAALWLPIGNGTTAVALHRRLRELRWTVPLHGVGSPGNNPIVTSWPGAYRVLPSDGVVTTEHNEPLVNWHALHGPEALAAIADTGGAVHGAHDDQLVVARAALERYGVQASASGAAGLAGLLQHARSAPVSGDQVVLVTGR, encoded by the coding sequence ATGACCACGATCCCCGGCACGCTGGACACGACCTCGACGATCGTCGTCGGTGACCTCCTTCCCGGGACCCGGGTGGTGCTCCGGGACGAGACCCGGTACCCGTCGGGCAGCCACAAGGAGCCCGCCGCCCACGCGGTGATCGCCGCAGCCCTTGCTGCGGGCCACGACCGGGTGGTTGTCGGTTCGTGCGGCAACTACGGCAAGGCCATGGCCGCCGCCGCGGCGGCCGCGGACCTGACCTGCACCGTTGTCCTGCCCCTGGACTGGAACGACGGCGGCGAGTTCATCGAGGCGGCCGGTGCCGACGTGCGGTTCGTCCCGGGCGGGTACGAGGACGCCGTAGACGCGGCCCGGCTGTTCGCGCAGGAGACGGGCGCGGCGGACGGCAACGTCGACGGCCCCTACCAGGAGGCGGTGCTCGACGGCCACGGGAGCGTCGTCGACTCGCTCCACGGCGCGCTCGCGGGAGCGCACGCCGCCCTGTGGCTGCCGATCGGGAACGGCACCACAGCGGTCGCCCTGCATCGGCGGCTCCGTGAGCTGCGCTGGACCGTGCCCCTGCACGGGGTCGGCTCACCCGGCAACAACCCCATAGTGACGAGCTGGCCAGGCGCCTACCGGGTGTTGCCGAGCGACGGCGTGGTCACGACCGAGCACAACGAGCCGCTGGTGAACTGGCACGCGCTGCACGGCCCCGAGGCGCTGGCCGCTATCGCCGACACCGGCGGTGCGGTGCACGGGGCGCACGACGACCAGCTCGTCGTAGCCCGGGCGGCGCTGGAACGGTACGGCGTGCAGGCCTCCGCGTCCGGAGCCGCGGGGCTTGCCGGGCTCCTCCAGCATGCGCGTTCCGCTCCCGTGAGCGGGGACCAGGTCGTGCTGGTGACGGGACGCTGA
- a CDS encoding amino acid adenylation domain-containing protein, with product MTQTAQAPASVVDLWAAVAAQARRTPNAAALIDGAEELTYAGLVARVAETADRLAAAGVRAGDLVGVRLPRGRDAVVAFLATLRSGAGYVPLDPAYPEPRLRMMVEETRPRALVTAEGVLPLPDSVSQHEPAYVIFTSGSTGRPKGVLIGRDSLREFSRVSAEQFSLGEGDRVLQFASLSFDASVEEIFPTLSSGATLVLRDDDMISRPDLFLDRCGVLGITVLDLPTAYWHELVSALDRGEAALPAAVRCVIIGGETARPDAVRQWQQAVGTTARLYNTYGPTETTVSATFADVTEWSGKVVPIGVPHHGVTCRVGDDDELLIGGTGVAQGYLNRPELTADRFVTGPDGAREYRSGDRVRWADGQLEFLGRLDDQVKIRGHRVEPGEVEAVLRTIADVDDAVVLVDDRRGRARLVAHVVTAAETDLDGVRGALGNVLPAALVPSALVRHARLPLTPQGKIDKLALAAVIPAERTAETLGTAPERAAAALFEEVLGTAVTGPADDFLALGGDSLDAVRLIAGLRSRHGAALTLTRWYADPTVAALAEVIAGATDMLDATPAGLAEDVPHPLSPIQRDHWIAEQVCADLPVYTLGIRYRWTEPVDVPALRRALAELARRHPLLRARFPDDDAEPSLRIDPAATVPLTVGEPDRAAVDHRDGPVAHAFLHGEELVLLVHHLVFDGWSAGVFGQELAALYRAALYGGADVGMFDGGAADGGAGDNLSVVAGLAPAAPAPDLAGRSALAKADPALVSYWQDRFAGADLGLELPADRPLPAVRSYASARLTRSIDPDLLDRLRLFAGEQRASLYMVVVAALQVVLRRYTGRTDVTVLTPSAGRSAGELASVIGPVLNTLPLRGNVSGEPTFGELVARVRDAVLGDLDHQDLGLPDLVAALSRSGAGKRLSPVMLTVHNTPVPDDPILHYAGELPPVASMVDLAIGLDFPADGAVLYADRAVELFDAERVDALLGHLLTVLDAASRGATASITRLPLLTDVEHRRIVHDWNDTTIPVPDAAAVHELFERRVAANPGAPALTVGSETVSYGDLDRRANRLARRLRGEGVLPGHRVGINLDRGINLFVAMWAVLKAGGAYVPLDPAYPRERLAAMLADSNPTVVVDDAYLATAAPDDDSALPPAAGTDDPAYVIYTSGSTGTPKGVVVTHRNLVHAAGMWQAAYGLRPEWTYLQAASFSFDMFVGETLRAHTAGGRLVVAPRETMLDPADLYALMRAEQVRTTELVPAVLRALLDHVEETGGDLAFVHLLIGGGEKWHVREYRLAQRLVGAGNRVVNSYGVTEVTVDNVYFDGSVDHLTDDAPLPIGRPFPNNRVAVLDAGGQPVPAGVVGELYLGGLGVTAGYYERPDLTAQRFVPDPFADEPGARMYRTGDSARLHRDGTVDFLGRLDDQIKVNGYRIELGDVEAALSTLPGVVTCAAALHQRPGELAQLVGYVVTRDDADADEAALRDLLAAGLPGHMVPGRILTLPALPATPNGKLDRRALPAPGDQGPAAGPQPRTATERQIAAVWSEILGVEAPGIDDSFFALGGDSFAALKVVRRIDPSPSLVELYRNATIRRLAAVLDERADGGPAEQRLLHRLTEADADLAGGGHTIVAVPYSGGSAVAYQALADAVPAGWALHAVELPGHDRSRPDDVLEPLDVVADRIVAELGELEGPVLLYGHCLGVALTVEVARRAEQAGTQVEGVALGAGFPTARLPGRVFDWIYRNLPIDRLSSDREYLEYLRARGGFTDLDDDGQKAFTLRNVRHDARDAEEYFTAAYRAELEPMRAPVLSVVGARDRVTEHYQERYEEWRHFTDGAVGLAVLPRAGHFFVKDHARPLAETLVDFVADPGAIADVGQSSPGDALDQAERSRPAAPVVEPDLRKFGVVAFGQLLSMVGSSLSSFVLSIWVFQQTGSITDFAVVNAVGLLPGIIAGPFAGAVADRWDRRKVMLTSDTVAAAAMIALLVLLLTNGLNLWQVYLTVSVTSLAGAFQRPAYLAAVAQLVPKRYLGHASGIGQLGAGVGTVFAPMLGASLIGVIGISGVLLLDTVTFAIGALTLLLTRFPDLLFRRRQESFGTEIRNGWRYITRRPGLRSALRYFVIDHVFYVLGFAVITPMLLVEQPAAVMGTALGAAGAGALLGSVAMGVWGGTAPRTHGMLISMGVASVAMTLVGLTTEPALIIAGMFLMGVGESLADGHWTAIVQGKVGLELQGRVLSLFITLMMVTVPIGYLVVGPLAERYVQPLLEPGGALADTVVGQLAGVGPGRALALLIVLSGLLQVGWAVFGWCDARLRLVEDELPDAVPAGEIGSRDDLQREADELLAATTGRRPTTGRRSRTEPEPS from the coding sequence GTGACTCAGACAGCGCAGGCCCCTGCGTCCGTGGTGGACCTCTGGGCCGCAGTCGCCGCACAGGCCCGGCGGACACCGAACGCCGCGGCACTGATCGACGGAGCCGAGGAGCTGACCTACGCGGGCCTTGTCGCCCGGGTCGCCGAGACGGCGGACCGGCTGGCCGCAGCCGGCGTGCGGGCGGGTGACCTCGTCGGTGTGCGCCTGCCGCGCGGCCGGGACGCCGTCGTGGCCTTCCTGGCCACGTTGCGCAGCGGCGCCGGGTACGTGCCCCTCGACCCGGCCTACCCTGAGCCCCGCCTGCGGATGATGGTCGAGGAGACCCGGCCGAGGGCACTGGTCACCGCCGAGGGAGTGCTGCCGCTCCCCGACAGCGTGTCCCAGCACGAGCCGGCCTACGTCATCTTCACCTCCGGCTCCACCGGTCGGCCCAAGGGTGTGCTCATCGGTCGCGACTCGCTGCGCGAGTTCAGTCGCGTGTCCGCCGAGCAGTTCTCACTGGGGGAGGGCGACCGGGTGCTGCAGTTCGCGTCGCTGAGCTTCGACGCCAGCGTCGAGGAGATCTTCCCGACGCTGAGCAGCGGCGCCACGCTGGTCCTGCGCGACGACGACATGATCAGCCGCCCCGACCTGTTCCTCGACCGCTGCGGCGTGCTCGGGATCACCGTTCTCGACCTGCCGACCGCGTACTGGCACGAGCTGGTCTCGGCCCTCGACCGCGGCGAGGCGGCGCTGCCCGCCGCGGTGCGCTGCGTGATCATCGGCGGCGAGACCGCCCGGCCGGACGCGGTGCGCCAGTGGCAGCAGGCGGTCGGCACCACCGCACGGCTCTACAACACCTACGGCCCCACCGAGACCACCGTCAGTGCCACCTTCGCGGACGTGACCGAGTGGTCGGGCAAGGTCGTGCCGATCGGCGTCCCGCACCACGGAGTGACCTGCCGGGTGGGCGACGACGACGAGCTGCTCATCGGCGGCACCGGCGTGGCCCAGGGCTACCTGAACCGGCCGGAGCTGACCGCCGACCGGTTCGTCACGGGCCCCGACGGCGCGCGGGAGTACCGCTCGGGTGACCGCGTGCGCTGGGCGGACGGGCAGCTGGAGTTCCTCGGCCGGCTCGACGACCAGGTCAAGATCCGCGGCCACCGGGTCGAGCCCGGCGAGGTCGAGGCAGTGCTGCGCACGATCGCGGACGTCGACGACGCGGTGGTGCTCGTCGACGACCGCCGCGGCCGCGCCCGGCTCGTGGCACACGTGGTCACCGCCGCCGAGACCGACCTCGACGGCGTGCGCGGCGCGCTGGGCAACGTGCTGCCCGCGGCACTCGTCCCCAGCGCCCTCGTGCGCCACGCCCGCCTCCCGCTCACCCCCCAGGGCAAGATCGACAAGCTGGCGCTCGCGGCGGTGATACCCGCCGAACGGACCGCCGAGACCCTAGGCACGGCCCCGGAGCGAGCCGCAGCGGCGCTGTTCGAGGAAGTGCTCGGTACGGCGGTGACCGGCCCCGCCGACGACTTCCTCGCCCTCGGCGGCGACTCGCTGGACGCGGTGCGCCTCATCGCCGGCCTGCGCTCGCGGCACGGCGCCGCGCTGACCCTCACCCGGTGGTATGCCGACCCGACCGTCGCCGCACTCGCCGAGGTGATCGCCGGCGCCACCGACATGTTGGACGCCACCCCAGCCGGGCTCGCCGAGGACGTGCCCCACCCCCTGAGCCCCATTCAGCGCGACCACTGGATCGCCGAGCAGGTCTGTGCCGACCTCCCCGTCTACACCCTGGGCATCCGGTACCGCTGGACGGAACCGGTGGACGTGCCGGCCTTGCGTCGCGCGCTGGCCGAGCTGGCCCGCCGGCACCCGCTGCTGCGGGCCCGCTTCCCGGACGACGACGCCGAGCCGAGCCTGCGCATCGACCCCGCCGCGACGGTGCCCCTGACCGTTGGCGAGCCGGACCGGGCCGCCGTCGACCACCGCGACGGGCCAGTGGCGCACGCATTTCTGCACGGGGAGGAGCTCGTCCTGCTGGTGCACCACCTCGTGTTCGACGGCTGGTCGGCCGGTGTGTTCGGCCAGGAGCTCGCAGCGCTCTACCGCGCGGCGCTCTACGGGGGTGCCGACGTCGGTATGTTCGATGGCGGCGCGGCGGACGGCGGAGCGGGGGACAACCTGAGCGTCGTCGCCGGACTGGCCCCGGCCGCCCCCGCGCCAGACCTCGCCGGCCGTAGCGCACTCGCGAAGGCGGACCCCGCGCTCGTCTCCTACTGGCAGGACCGCTTCGCTGGCGCCGACCTCGGCCTGGAGCTGCCCGCCGACCGTCCGCTGCCCGCCGTCCGCTCGTACGCCTCCGCGCGCCTGACCCGGTCGATCGACCCGGACCTGCTCGACCGCCTGCGCCTCTTCGCGGGCGAGCAGCGCGCGAGCCTGTACATGGTTGTCGTGGCCGCCCTCCAGGTGGTGCTCCGGCGCTACACCGGGCGCACCGACGTGACCGTGCTCACGCCGAGCGCGGGCCGGTCGGCGGGCGAGCTGGCCTCGGTGATCGGCCCGGTGCTGAACACCCTTCCGCTGCGCGGGAACGTAAGTGGCGAGCCGACGTTCGGTGAGCTCGTCGCCCGGGTGCGTGACGCGGTGCTCGGCGACCTGGATCATCAGGACCTGGGGTTGCCCGACCTCGTGGCCGCGCTGTCCCGGTCCGGCGCCGGCAAACGCCTGAGCCCGGTGATGCTGACGGTGCACAACACCCCGGTGCCCGACGACCCGATCCTGCACTACGCCGGCGAGCTGCCGCCGGTCGCCTCGATGGTCGACCTGGCGATCGGCCTGGACTTTCCCGCCGACGGGGCAGTGCTCTACGCCGACCGTGCCGTCGAGCTGTTCGACGCCGAGCGTGTCGACGCGCTGCTGGGCCACCTCCTGACGGTGCTCGACGCCGCTTCCCGCGGCGCGACGGCCTCGATCACCCGGCTGCCGCTGCTCACCGACGTCGAGCACCGCCGCATCGTGCACGACTGGAACGACACCACCATCCCAGTGCCGGACGCCGCCGCGGTGCACGAGCTGTTCGAGCGCCGCGTCGCCGCGAATCCCGGCGCGCCGGCGCTCACCGTCGGGAGCGAGACCGTCAGCTACGGGGACCTCGACCGCCGGGCCAACCGGCTGGCCCGGCGGCTGCGGGGCGAGGGTGTGCTGCCCGGTCACCGGGTCGGGATCAACCTCGACCGCGGCATCAACCTGTTCGTCGCGATGTGGGCGGTGCTCAAGGCCGGCGGCGCCTACGTGCCGCTGGACCCCGCGTACCCGCGCGAACGCCTGGCCGCCATGCTGGCGGACAGCAACCCGACGGTAGTGGTCGACGACGCCTACCTCGCCACCGCCGCGCCCGATGACGACAGCGCCCTGCCGCCCGCCGCGGGCACGGACGATCCCGCGTACGTCATCTACACCTCCGGGTCGACCGGCACCCCGAAGGGCGTCGTCGTCACCCACCGCAACCTGGTGCACGCCGCCGGCATGTGGCAGGCGGCCTACGGGTTGCGGCCGGAGTGGACGTACCTCCAGGCGGCCAGCTTCTCGTTCGACATGTTCGTCGGCGAGACCCTGCGTGCGCACACGGCGGGCGGGCGCCTCGTCGTCGCGCCGCGCGAGACCATGCTCGACCCAGCCGACCTCTACGCCCTGATGCGGGCCGAGCAGGTGCGCACCACCGAGCTGGTGCCCGCGGTGCTGCGCGCGCTCCTCGACCACGTGGAGGAGACAGGAGGAGACCTCGCCTTTGTGCACCTGCTGATCGGCGGCGGCGAGAAGTGGCACGTCCGGGAGTACCGGCTGGCGCAGCGCCTGGTCGGCGCGGGTAATCGGGTGGTCAACTCCTACGGCGTCACCGAGGTGACCGTCGACAACGTCTACTTCGACGGCTCGGTGGACCACCTGACCGACGACGCGCCGCTGCCCATCGGCCGCCCGTTTCCCAACAACCGGGTAGCGGTGCTCGACGCCGGCGGGCAGCCGGTGCCCGCGGGCGTGGTGGGGGAGCTGTACCTCGGCGGGCTCGGTGTCACCGCCGGCTACTACGAGCGGCCCGACCTGACGGCACAGCGGTTCGTCCCCGACCCGTTCGCGGACGAACCCGGCGCCCGGATGTACCGCACCGGCGACTCGGCCCGCCTGCACCGCGACGGCACGGTCGACTTCCTCGGCCGGCTCGACGACCAGATCAAGGTCAACGGCTACCGGATCGAGCTCGGCGACGTCGAGGCGGCGCTCAGCACGCTGCCCGGCGTGGTGACCTGCGCGGCGGCCCTGCACCAGCGCCCCGGCGAGCTGGCGCAGCTCGTCGGCTATGTGGTGACGCGCGACGACGCCGACGCCGACGAGGCCGCCCTGCGGGACCTGCTCGCCGCCGGGCTGCCCGGGCACATGGTCCCGGGCCGGATCCTCACGCTCCCTGCGCTGCCGGCCACGCCGAACGGGAAGCTCGACCGGCGCGCCCTGCCCGCCCCCGGGGACCAGGGACCGGCCGCGGGACCGCAGCCGCGCACCGCCACCGAACGGCAGATCGCTGCCGTCTGGTCGGAGATCCTCGGCGTGGAGGCGCCCGGTATCGACGACAGCTTCTTCGCCCTCGGCGGGGACTCGTTCGCCGCCCTGAAGGTGGTGCGGCGCATCGACCCGTCGCCCAGCCTGGTCGAGCTCTACCGGAACGCCACGATCCGCCGGCTCGCCGCCGTCCTCGACGAGCGCGCCGACGGCGGGCCCGCTGAGCAGCGGCTCCTGCACCGGCTCACCGAGGCCGACGCCGACCTGGCCGGCGGCGGGCACACGATCGTGGCGGTGCCCTACTCCGGCGGCAGCGCCGTCGCCTACCAGGCGCTCGCCGACGCCGTCCCCGCCGGGTGGGCCCTGCACGCGGTCGAGCTGCCCGGCCACGACCGCTCCCGCCCCGACGACGTCCTCGAACCGCTCGACGTGGTCGCCGACCGCATAGTCGCCGAGCTGGGCGAGCTGGAGGGCCCGGTCCTGCTGTACGGGCACTGCCTCGGCGTCGCGCTCACCGTGGAGGTGGCGCGCCGCGCCGAGCAGGCCGGCACGCAGGTCGAGGGCGTCGCCCTCGGCGCGGGGTTCCCCACCGCGCGGCTGCCCGGGCGGGTCTTCGACTGGATCTACCGGAACCTGCCGATCGACCGCCTCTCGTCTGACCGCGAGTACCTGGAGTACCTGCGCGCCCGGGGCGGCTTCACCGACCTGGACGACGACGGGCAGAAGGCGTTCACGCTCCGCAACGTGCGTCACGACGCCCGCGACGCCGAGGAGTACTTCACCGCCGCCTACCGCGCGGAGCTGGAGCCGATGCGGGCGCCGGTGCTCTCCGTCGTCGGCGCACGCGACCGCGTCACAGAGCACTACCAGGAGCGCTACGAGGAGTGGCGGCACTTCACCGACGGTGCCGTCGGCCTGGCCGTGCTGCCGCGCGCCGGGCACTTCTTCGTCAAGGACCACGCGCGGCCGCTCGCGGAGACGCTCGTCGACTTCGTCGCCGACCCCGGGGCCATCGCCGACGTCGGCCAGTCGTCGCCGGGTGACGCGCTGGACCAGGCCGAACGGTCCCGTCCCGCGGCGCCCGTCGTCGAGCCCGACCTGCGCAAGTTCGGGGTAGTGGCGTTCGGCCAGCTGCTCTCCATGGTCGGCAGCAGCCTGAGCAGCTTCGTGCTGAGCATCTGGGTGTTCCAGCAGACCGGTTCGATCACCGACTTCGCCGTCGTCAACGCCGTCGGCCTGCTGCCCGGAATCATCGCCGGCCCCTTCGCCGGAGCGGTCGCCGACCGCTGGGACCGGCGCAAGGTCATGCTCACGAGCGACACCGTCGCCGCGGCGGCGATGATCGCGCTGCTCGTGCTGCTGCTCACGAACGGCCTCAACCTCTGGCAGGTCTACCTGACGGTGTCCGTCACGTCGCTCGCGGGTGCCTTCCAACGACCCGCCTACCTCGCCGCTGTCGCCCAGCTCGTGCCCAAGCGCTACCTCGGGCACGCGAGCGGCATCGGACAGCTCGGAGCGGGCGTCGGCACCGTGTTCGCCCCGATGCTCGGCGCCTCGCTCATCGGCGTGATCGGCATCAGCGGGGTGCTGCTGCTCGACACCGTGACCTTCGCCATCGGCGCGCTGACGCTCCTGCTCACCCGGTTCCCGGACCTCCTGTTCCGGCGCCGGCAGGAGAGCTTCGGCACGGAGATACGCAACGGGTGGCGCTACATCACCCGCCGGCCCGGGCTGCGGTCCGCACTGCGCTACTTCGTCATCGACCACGTCTTCTACGTCCTGGGCTTCGCCGTCATCACCCCGATGCTGCTCGTCGAGCAGCCCGCTGCGGTCATGGGCACCGCGCTCGGGGCCGCCGGTGCCGGTGCGCTGCTCGGCAGCGTCGCGATGGGCGTCTGGGGCGGCACGGCCCCGCGCACCCACGGGATGCTCATCTCCATGGGGGTCGCCAGTGTCGCGATGACGCTCGTCGGGCTCACCACGGAACCCGCCTTGATCATCGCCGGCATGTTCCTCATGGGCGTGGGGGAGTCGCTGGCCGACGGGCACTGGACGGCGATCGTCCAGGGCAAGGTCGGCCTCGAGCTGCAGGGCCGGGTGCTCTCACTGTTCATCACCCTGATGATGGTGACCGTGCCGATCGGCTACCTCGTCGTCGGGCCGCTGGCGGAGCGGTACGTCCAGCCGCTCCTGGAACCGGGCGGGGCGCTCGCGGACACGGTCGTCGGGCAGCTCGCCGGCGTCGGGCCCGGACGGGCGCTGGCCCTGCTGATCGTGCTCAGCGGCCTCCTTCAGGTCGGGTGGGCGGTGTTCGGCTGGTGTGACGCCCGCCTGCGCCTGGTCGAGGACGAGCTGCCCGACGCAGTGCCCGCGGGCGAGATCGGCTCGCGCGACGACCTGCAGCGCGAGGCGGACGAGCTGCTCGCCGCGACCACCGGTCGGAGACCTACCACCGGTCGGAGATCCCGCACCGAACCGGAGCCGTCATGA
- a CDS encoding NADH-ubiquinone oxidoreductase-F iron-sulfur binding region domain-containing protein has protein sequence MSTAQAVVLSTRTPSPPDGAWPFAAGGSAGLAAHLAAYGPLPAQRPGAGLVRELELSGLTGRGGAGFPVWRKLTATATGHQPVVIGNGAEGEPRSQKDTNLLQHAPHLVIDGLLAAAGALAADDVYLYVRADSADSVRRALAERPDGTQMQVVLAPHTFISGEASAVVNAIERGIALPTDKRHRLSAAGLHGRPTLVHNVETLAHVALVARYGGAWFRGTGTPDDPGTRLVTVSGDVRIGGVLEIAGGTRVADVLRACQTDPAEVSAVLVGGYHGQWLPAGELGAALSPSGGATPGAGIIVALGAGSCGLRATAEIVGYLAGQSAGQCGPCMFGLPALAGAVDLLAAGRPPSGTTDRIARLTTTVAGRGACHHPDGTGRLVLSALDVFAEEVAAHTHGRCTAVVGRRS, from the coding sequence ATGAGCACCGCCCAGGCCGTTGTCCTCTCGACCAGGACGCCCTCCCCGCCCGACGGCGCCTGGCCGTTCGCCGCCGGCGGCAGTGCCGGTCTCGCGGCACATCTGGCCGCCTACGGGCCCCTGCCCGCGCAGCGTCCCGGGGCCGGGCTGGTGCGCGAGCTGGAGCTCTCGGGGCTGACCGGGCGGGGCGGGGCTGGATTCCCGGTGTGGCGCAAGCTGACGGCGACGGCGACCGGGCACCAACCCGTGGTCATCGGCAACGGCGCGGAGGGTGAGCCGCGCAGCCAGAAGGACACGAACCTGCTGCAGCACGCGCCGCACCTGGTCATCGACGGGCTGCTGGCCGCCGCCGGCGCGCTGGCGGCGGACGACGTGTACCTGTACGTGCGCGCCGACAGCGCGGACTCGGTGCGGCGTGCCCTCGCCGAGCGTCCGGACGGCACCCAGATGCAGGTAGTCCTCGCCCCGCACACGTTCATCTCGGGTGAGGCCAGCGCCGTCGTGAACGCGATCGAGCGCGGCATCGCGCTGCCCACCGACAAGCGACACCGGCTCAGCGCAGCCGGGCTGCACGGGCGGCCCACCCTGGTGCACAACGTCGAGACGCTGGCCCACGTCGCGCTGGTCGCCCGCTATGGCGGGGCCTGGTTCCGCGGCACCGGCACCCCGGACGACCCCGGGACCCGGCTGGTGACGGTCTCCGGCGACGTCCGCATCGGCGGAGTCCTGGAGATCGCCGGCGGGACCCGGGTGGCGGACGTCCTCCGGGCCTGCCAGACCGACCCGGCGGAGGTCTCGGCGGTCCTGGTCGGCGGCTACCACGGCCAGTGGCTGCCCGCGGGCGAGCTGGGCGCGGCGCTCTCGCCGTCGGGCGGCGCTACGCCGGGAGCAGGCATCATCGTCGCGCTCGGCGCCGGTAGCTGCGGCCTGCGTGCGACTGCCGAGATCGTGGGCTACCTCGCCGGGCAGTCCGCCGGTCAGTGCGGGCCATGCATGTTCGGCCTGCCCGCGCTGGCCGGCGCCGTCGACCTGCTCGCCGCCGGTCGGCCACCTTCGGGCACGACCGACCGGATCGCCCGGCTGACCACCACCGTCGCGGGGCGCGGCGCGTGCCACCACCCGGACGGCACCGGGCGCCTGGTGCTCAGCGCGCTGGACGTCTTCGCCGAGGAGGTAGCGGCGCACACCCACGGCCGGTGCACGGCCGTCGTCGGGAGGCGGTCATGA
- a CDS encoding ferredoxin, with the protein MSRSGLHVDWTRCDGRGLCAELLPRLLVRDEWGYPLPSQTARPGPGGALVRVPAKLTADAEQAVALCPLLALSLTTEADR; encoded by the coding sequence ATGAGCCGGAGCGGGCTGCACGTCGACTGGACCCGGTGCGACGGCCGCGGGCTCTGCGCGGAGCTGCTGCCCAGGCTGCTCGTCCGGGACGAGTGGGGCTATCCCCTGCCGAGCCAGACCGCGCGGCCCGGGCCGGGCGGGGCACTCGTCCGGGTCCCGGCCAAGCTGACGGCCGACGCCGAACAGGCCGTCGCGCTGTGCCCGCTGCTCGCCCTGAGCCTGACGACCGAGGCCGACCGCTGA
- a CDS encoding FAD:protein FMN transferase, which translates to MRSARHEWPVWSTTAAVVTAPEVLEPSVRLVESVLAEVDAACSRYRTDSELARAGRALAGGVEVSPMLAALIEGALEAARRTDGAVDPTLGAELDALGFGRGIDVVDVSLEPGGPVVRPRRGWADIRLRDRRLSVPDGVELDLGASGKALAADLAAHTVHDRFGAGVLVSLGGDIATAGAAGFDWQVLVQDTADDPAQQVSLRSGWAMATSSTRRRRHDWAGQEVHHILDPRTGLPAAPVWRSVTVVAPSCLLANAYSTAAVVNGHRAPAWLASRQVTARLVDSAAAVVTVGRWPAQGGGDRRG; encoded by the coding sequence ATGCGGAGTGCCCGCCACGAGTGGCCGGTCTGGAGCACCACGGCGGCCGTCGTGACGGCGCCGGAGGTGCTCGAGCCGTCAGTACGGCTGGTCGAGAGCGTTCTGGCCGAGGTCGACGCCGCGTGCAGCAGGTATCGCACCGACTCCGAGCTGGCCCGCGCCGGGCGGGCGCTGGCCGGCGGCGTAGAGGTGAGCCCCATGCTGGCGGCGCTGATCGAGGGCGCGCTGGAGGCCGCGCGTCGCACGGACGGCGCCGTCGACCCCACGCTGGGCGCGGAGCTGGACGCGCTCGGGTTCGGCAGGGGCATCGACGTCGTCGACGTCTCGCTGGAGCCCGGAGGCCCCGTCGTCCGGCCCCGCAGGGGCTGGGCCGATATCCGGCTCCGGGACCGCCGGCTCAGCGTGCCCGACGGCGTCGAGCTGGACCTGGGCGCGTCAGGCAAGGCCCTGGCCGCGGACCTCGCCGCGCACACGGTCCACGACCGATTCGGCGCGGGCGTCCTGGTCTCGCTCGGTGGTGACATCGCGACGGCGGGCGCCGCCGGCTTCGACTGGCAGGTGCTCGTCCAGGACACCGCGGACGACCCGGCCCAGCAGGTGTCGCTGCGCTCGGGCTGGGCGATGGCGACCTCCAGCACACGACGGCGGCGGCACGACTGGGCCGGGCAGGAGGTGCACCACATCCTCGACCCGCGCACCGGGCTGCCTGCCGCGCCCGTGTGGCGCAGCGTCACGGTGGTCGCGCCGAGCTGCCTGCTGGCCAACGCCTACAGCACGGCCGCCGTGGTCAACGGCCACCGGGCGCCCGCCTGGCTCGCGTCGCGCCAGGTCACCGCGCGGCTGGTCGACAGCGCGGCAGCGGTGGTCACCGTCGGCCGCTGGCCGGCGCAGGGCGGAGGTGATCGCCGTGGATGA